Proteins from a single region of SAR324 cluster bacterium:
- the rpoB gene encoding DNA-directed RNA polymerase subunit beta, protein MSVTLSNRHRIRRSFGQINPPIEIPNLLKIQLDSFERFLQRNVAPEQRDKRRGLEAVFRSVFPISDYSNSSTLEYVQYRLGEPKHTVEECRVRGVTYACPIRVALRLIVWEKEEGAEEVKQIRDIKEQDIYLGEIPLMTPTGSFIINGTERVIVSQMHKSPGVFFGHDKGKGHSSGKLLYNARLIPQRGSWLDFEFDAKDLLYSRIDRRRKFPATVLLRALGYTDEQLLELFYPAETLDLSACENLETPVEEQTFYRLVDEQVTLDQKATQDILSESGEVLVRANQRIHRRNLNRLMKAGVNRLETNFNEIRGRFLARDVYADDQKIAECNSMVTGELIKRLLEKDVQQVSLLYISPPTTAGPSFRDTLELDRSISPEQSLIELYKKMKPGDPPTLDAAQNMLQNFFFSEDRYSLSPVGRLKINEKLRVEEPLDKVVLTRQDILESVKYLLLLREGNARTLIDDIDHLGNRRVRSVGELLETQFRIGLIRMERTIKERMSLQDAETMMLHDIVNAKPVAGAIHEFFGSSQLSQFMDQTNPLSEITHKRRLSALGPGGLTRERAGFDVRDVHSSHYGRICPIETPEGPNIGLIASLATYAQVNSYGFLETPYRKVEQGKITDSIEYLSATEEDRYKIAQANAVIDEGGNLVNDFVTARVGSEFSMVPKDQIDYIDVSPIQLVSVAASLIPFLEHDDANRALMGSNMQRQGVPLVKPQAPLVGTGMEHQGALDSGTCTIARRTGIVDSSDASRIVIQADVDLSSVDSIVPNNVDIYHLIKYRRSNQNTCINQRPLVKKGDYVKAGDIIADGASTENGELALGQNIRIAFMPWNGYNFEDSITVSRRLLHEDVYTSVHIDVLDTVARDTKLGKEEITRDIPNVSEEALRNLDESGIIRIGTYVRPGDILVGKVTPKGETQLNPEEKLLRAIFGEKAGDVRDTSLRVSQSMEGVVTDVIVFNREGVERDERTRQIEKDRLRHYEKDHQDEVRIIRKNLLDRVCSIASGQALGEDLRNMQGEVLVPAGTELTREAIEKVPFMRGAIDEMQMEDASTNNKVQTLIHNALQQKEMMDNVFEDRCEKLSKGDDLPPGVIRMVKVYIATKRKLSVGDKMAGRHGNKGVVSTVQPIENMPYMEDGTSVDIVLNPLGVPSRMNIGQVLETHLGRVASGLGSKIEEMLEKQQPVKKLREFINQIYESKVAQEHLGAMSDDDFLEFMKRYKLGVHMSTPVFDGAKENDIQRMADLAELNHSGQVWLHDGLTGERFSQKVTVGYAYIMKLHHLVDEKIHARSIGPYSLVTQQPLGGKAQFGGQRFGEMEVWALEAYGAAHTLQELLTVKSDDVYGRNKIYEAIVKGRHQVESGLPESFKVLISELKSLCLNIELLQEVDSDEEEANTESVSRSEKAAVSEEI, encoded by the coding sequence ATGTCTGTCACGCTGAGCAACCGACACCGTATCCGGCGTTCTTTTGGGCAGATCAATCCGCCCATTGAAATTCCAAATTTGCTGAAGATCCAACTGGATTCCTTCGAGCGTTTTCTACAGCGCAATGTTGCCCCTGAGCAACGAGACAAACGGCGCGGCCTCGAAGCGGTCTTCCGCTCGGTGTTCCCGATCTCTGACTACAGCAATTCTTCGACACTGGAATATGTCCAGTATCGTTTGGGCGAGCCCAAGCACACTGTGGAGGAGTGTCGGGTTCGGGGTGTGACCTATGCCTGTCCAATTCGGGTGGCTTTGCGCCTGATTGTCTGGGAGAAAGAAGAAGGTGCAGAGGAAGTTAAGCAGATCAGAGACATCAAGGAACAAGACATCTACCTAGGTGAAATTCCGCTGATGACCCCAACTGGATCCTTCATTATCAATGGGACAGAGCGTGTGATCGTCAGCCAAATGCACAAGAGTCCGGGGGTTTTCTTCGGACACGATAAAGGCAAAGGTCACTCAAGTGGTAAGTTGCTTTACAACGCTCGCTTGATTCCGCAGCGAGGCTCATGGTTAGACTTTGAATTTGATGCTAAGGATCTGCTCTATTCCCGCATCGACCGTCGCCGTAAGTTCCCTGCAACTGTGCTACTGCGAGCACTGGGCTACACTGACGAACAGCTACTGGAGTTGTTCTATCCCGCAGAGACTTTAGATCTCAGCGCCTGCGAAAACCTAGAAACTCCGGTTGAGGAACAAACCTTCTATCGTCTGGTTGACGAGCAGGTCACACTGGACCAAAAAGCAACACAGGACATTCTTAGTGAATCGGGTGAGGTTCTGGTTCGAGCGAACCAGCGTATTCATCGCCGCAACCTCAATCGGTTGATGAAAGCTGGAGTGAATCGATTGGAGACAAACTTCAACGAGATTCGTGGGCGGTTCCTAGCTCGTGATGTCTATGCTGATGATCAGAAAATTGCTGAATGCAACAGTATGGTAACCGGAGAGCTCATCAAACGTCTTCTGGAGAAGGACGTCCAGCAGGTTTCGCTGCTCTATATCTCACCACCAACTACAGCCGGTCCTAGCTTCCGAGATACTCTGGAACTGGATCGATCCATCTCTCCGGAGCAGTCACTGATTGAACTTTATAAGAAGATGAAGCCAGGAGACCCTCCGACTCTGGATGCAGCGCAAAATATGCTGCAGAATTTCTTCTTCAGCGAAGATCGCTACAGCCTTTCACCGGTTGGTCGACTCAAAATCAATGAGAAACTGAGAGTAGAAGAGCCTCTCGATAAGGTCGTCTTGACTCGCCAGGACATTCTGGAATCTGTGAAGTATCTATTGCTGCTTCGTGAAGGCAATGCCCGCACTTTAATTGATGACATTGACCACCTTGGTAACCGTCGGGTTCGCAGTGTTGGAGAATTGCTGGAGACCCAGTTCCGGATTGGACTGATCCGGATGGAGCGGACGATCAAGGAGCGAATGTCCCTGCAGGATGCCGAGACGATGATGTTGCACGATATTGTCAACGCTAAGCCAGTTGCCGGGGCCATTCACGAGTTCTTTGGTAGCAGTCAGCTATCGCAGTTCATGGACCAAACCAATCCTCTGTCGGAAATCACGCACAAGCGCCGACTCAGTGCACTGGGTCCAGGTGGTTTGACCCGTGAGCGTGCCGGTTTCGACGTGCGTGACGTGCACTCCTCCCACTACGGACGGATCTGCCCGATCGAAACACCAGAAGGGCCAAACATCGGGTTGATTGCATCTTTAGCCACCTATGCTCAGGTCAACTCCTATGGATTCCTGGAAACTCCTTATCGTAAAGTAGAGCAGGGTAAGATTACCGACAGCATTGAATACCTCTCAGCGACTGAGGAGGATCGCTACAAGATTGCCCAGGCAAATGCTGTGATTGATGAAGGGGGTAACTTGGTCAACGACTTTGTTACCGCCAGGGTTGGAAGTGAATTCAGTATGGTGCCCAAGGACCAGATTGACTACATCGATGTATCGCCGATCCAACTTGTGTCAGTAGCAGCTTCGCTGATTCCATTCCTCGAACATGATGATGCTAACCGAGCCCTGATGGGTTCGAACATGCAGCGTCAGGGAGTGCCGCTGGTAAAGCCTCAGGCTCCACTGGTTGGGACAGGTATGGAGCATCAAGGGGCACTGGACTCAGGGACCTGCACCATCGCAAGACGAACTGGTATTGTTGACAGTAGTGATGCTTCCCGCATCGTGATTCAAGCAGATGTGGATCTGTCAAGTGTCGATAGCATCGTGCCCAACAATGTCGATATCTATCACCTGATCAAATACCGACGTAGCAATCAAAACACCTGCATCAACCAGCGCCCACTCGTCAAGAAGGGTGATTACGTGAAAGCAGGTGACATCATTGCTGACGGAGCTTCCACAGAGAATGGTGAACTAGCACTAGGACAGAACATCCGGATCGCTTTCATGCCTTGGAATGGCTACAACTTTGAGGATTCCATTACTGTCTCACGGCGTTTATTGCACGAAGATGTCTACACTTCTGTGCATATTGATGTTCTCGATACGGTTGCTCGCGATACGAAGCTTGGCAAGGAGGAAATCACACGTGATATCCCCAACGTAAGCGAAGAGGCGCTGAGAAACCTGGATGAGAGTGGGATTATCCGAATCGGTACCTACGTTCGTCCAGGAGATATTCTAGTCGGCAAGGTCACTCCGAAGGGAGAAACCCAACTCAATCCTGAAGAAAAACTGCTTCGAGCAATTTTTGGTGAGAAGGCAGGTGATGTCCGAGATACCTCCTTGCGTGTGTCACAAAGTATGGAAGGTGTTGTCACGGATGTGATTGTCTTCAACCGTGAAGGTGTGGAACGAGATGAGCGGACGCGCCAGATTGAAAAGGACAGGCTGCGCCACTACGAGAAGGATCATCAGGATGAGGTTCGCATCATCCGCAAGAACTTGCTGGATCGAGTCTGCTCAATTGCCAGCGGACAAGCTCTAGGAGAAGATCTGCGCAACATGCAGGGTGAGGTTTTGGTTCCTGCAGGAACAGAACTCACTCGTGAAGCGATTGAGAAAGTTCCCTTTATGCGTGGAGCTATTGATGAGATGCAGATGGAAGACGCCTCAACCAACAACAAGGTTCAGACGCTGATCCACAATGCGTTGCAGCAGAAAGAAATGATGGACAACGTCTTTGAGGATCGTTGTGAAAAGTTGTCCAAGGGTGATGATCTGCCTCCGGGTGTGATTCGGATGGTCAAGGTCTATATTGCCACCAAGCGCAAGCTCTCTGTCGGTGACAAGATGGCTGGCCGGCACGGAAACAAGGGTGTTGTCTCCACAGTGCAGCCCATCGAAAACATGCCTTACATGGAAGATGGAACTTCAGTGGACATCGTACTCAACCCACTTGGGGTGCCATCCAGGATGAACATTGGCCAGGTCCTAGAGACACACCTAGGACGTGTGGCTTCAGGATTGGGTAGCAAAATCGAGGAAATGCTCGAGAAGCAGCAACCTGTCAAGAAGCTGCGTGAGTTCATCAATCAAATCTATGAGTCCAAAGTTGCTCAGGAGCACTTGGGAGCAATGAGTGATGATGACTTCCTCGAATTCATGAAGCGTTACAAATTAGGCGTTCATATGTCAACCCCCGTGTTTGATGGGGCGAAAGAGAATGATATTCAACGGATGGCTGATTTGGCGGAATTAAATCACTCTGGCCAAGTCTGGCTCCATGATGGATTAACCGGAGAGCGTTTCAGCCAGAAGGTAACAGTCGGTTATGCCTACATCATGAAGCTGCATCACTTGGTGGACGAGAAGATTCATGCTCGCTCAATTGGTCCATACTCACTGGTGACTCAGCAACCTCTGGGTGGTAAGGCGCAATTTGGTGGGCAGCGCTTTGGTGAGATGGAGGTCTGGGCCTTGGAAGCATATGGTGCAGCTCATACTCTGCAGGAATTGCTGACGGTCAAATCCGATGACGTCTATGGTCGTAACAAGATCTACGAAGCGATCGTCAAGGGACGTCACCAGGTTGAATCTGGCCTCCCTGAATCCTTCAAGGTTCTCATTAGCGAACTCAAGAGTCTTTGTCTGAATATCGAATTACTACAAGAAGTCGACTCAGACGAGGAAGAAGCAAATACGGAATCAGTCAGCCGCAGTGAGAAGGCTGCTGTCTCTGAAGAAATCTGA
- the rpoC gene encoding DNA-directed RNA polymerase subunit beta', with protein sequence MAFGNMFEIAEDPKNYSAVRIKIATSEDVISWSFGEVKTSETINYRTFKPERDGLFCGKIFGPIHDYECICGKYKRMKHRGITCEKCGVEVIESKVRRERMGHIKLATPVSHVWFLKGVPSRIATLLEMTLRDLERVLYFDAYIVMDPGGSEIEKLSIVEEEQAIELKDKFPELELGMGAESVRMLMREMDLEELDNQLREELRSVNSETRRKRIAKRLNIVSSLLHSGNSVDAMIVDTLPVLPPELRPLVPLEGGRFATSDLNDLYRRVIHRNNRLKRLIELRAPSIIVKNEKRMLQESVDALFDNGRRGRPMVGSNKRPLKSLSDMLKGKQGRFRQNLLGKRVDYSGRTVIVVGPTLKLHQCGLPKVMARELFKPFIFHKLIDYQEIHTIKMAKKKLEENSPRVWAILEEAVREHPVLLNRAPTLHRLGIQAFEPVLIEGKAIQLHPLVCTAFNADFDGDQMAVHVPLSVEAQLEAKILMMSTNNVLSPSNGKPLMTPTQDMVLGLYWITRETEGVRGENKIFSNRQEVVTAYDHGKVDLHAKIHVRLNPGEALVETTVGRATLSLIVPEEVPYSAINRQLKKKQMAELIDTAYRTAGNIKTVRMLDEMKNLGYRFATRAGFSISMMDMVIPEEKQDLLSRAQLEINRIHTEYQEGAITDGERYNQVIDVWAKTTEKIAEKMLGGLSKGMVDTEDQTEKVNSIFMMADSGARGSNQQMKQLAGMRGLMAKPSGEIIETPILANFREGLNVLEYFISTHGARKGLADTALKTANSGYLTRRLVDVAQDTVITQHDCGTLDGIDMTALIESGEIIEGLGDRVLGRVALEDVIDPLDENNVIVEAGQELTEAEVKLIEEAGIEKVRVRSILTCIAAHGACRLCYGRDLAHGHLVNMGESVGVIAAQSIGEPGTQLTMRTFHIGGTASRRAEQNTWDARFSGILRFEDLKEVRDRDNNLIVLGRRGEAVIVDQQGREKERRPLPLGAKLRKTAGDEVAQGDTIAEWDPFSIPIITDVSGFVKFVDLEEGETFREQVDEVTNLSRRVVKESPNHEKRPRILIMDADGNTVMRDNETQAEFSLPIKSELAVEHGREVHAGETLAKIPRELAKNKDITGGLPRVAELFEARVPKDQAIISEIDGIVEYGADMKKKQRLVIRPEDSKGEEKEYLVPRGRHVTVHVGEFVRAGDPLIDGSPNPHDILAVKGTKALQNYLVNEVQQVYRLQGVTINDKHIEVIVRQMLRQVYVEDAGESTFLIGEIISKNEFNKQNQKLLEEGRAPARSKPILQGITKASLSTDSFISAASFQETTKVLTDAALSGKHDLFRGLKENVILGRLIPAGTGYNMFRNMEYEVDGEMAQTPPQVSETAL encoded by the coding sequence ATGGCGTTTGGTAATATGTTTGAAATCGCGGAAGATCCCAAAAATTATTCCGCAGTCCGCATCAAGATCGCGACCAGTGAAGATGTGATTTCCTGGTCTTTTGGTGAAGTGAAGACCTCAGAGACCATCAACTACCGGACCTTCAAGCCGGAGCGTGATGGTTTGTTCTGTGGCAAGATCTTTGGTCCAATCCACGACTACGAGTGCATTTGCGGCAAGTACAAGCGGATGAAACACCGCGGTATCACCTGTGAAAAATGTGGAGTCGAGGTGATTGAGTCCAAGGTGCGCCGGGAGCGTATGGGCCACATCAAGCTGGCCACTCCTGTGTCTCACGTCTGGTTCCTTAAGGGTGTTCCCAGTCGAATTGCCACCTTGCTGGAAATGACACTACGGGACTTGGAGCGAGTCCTCTATTTTGATGCTTACATCGTCATGGACCCAGGTGGCTCGGAGATTGAGAAATTAAGCATCGTCGAAGAAGAACAAGCAATTGAGCTGAAGGATAAATTCCCAGAGTTGGAACTGGGAATGGGTGCAGAGTCAGTACGCATGCTGATGCGTGAAATGGATCTCGAGGAGTTGGACAATCAACTGCGCGAGGAACTCCGCTCCGTGAACTCGGAGACACGCCGCAAGCGCATTGCCAAGCGGCTGAATATTGTGAGTTCGCTACTGCATTCCGGTAACTCTGTGGATGCAATGATCGTTGATACTCTGCCGGTTCTTCCTCCAGAATTGCGACCATTGGTGCCACTGGAAGGTGGGCGGTTTGCGACAAGCGACCTCAATGATCTGTATCGTCGAGTGATTCATAGAAATAATCGCCTGAAGCGTCTGATCGAACTGCGTGCACCGAGCATTATCGTCAAAAATGAGAAGCGGATGCTTCAGGAATCAGTCGATGCGCTCTTTGACAATGGTCGTCGAGGACGTCCGATGGTTGGTTCCAACAAGCGTCCATTGAAATCCTTGAGTGACATGCTCAAGGGCAAGCAGGGCCGTTTCCGTCAGAACCTGCTTGGTAAGCGTGTTGACTACTCGGGCCGGACCGTAATTGTCGTAGGGCCGACCTTGAAGCTACATCAGTGTGGCCTGCCCAAGGTAATGGCGCGAGAGCTGTTTAAACCGTTTATTTTCCACAAGCTGATCGACTATCAGGAAATTCACACAATCAAGATGGCCAAGAAGAAGCTGGAGGAGAATAGTCCTCGGGTCTGGGCCATTCTGGAAGAAGCGGTCCGCGAGCATCCGGTACTGCTCAACCGCGCACCGACCCTCCACCGGCTAGGAATTCAGGCTTTTGAGCCAGTACTGATTGAAGGCAAGGCGATTCAACTGCACCCGTTAGTCTGTACGGCATTCAACGCAGACTTTGACGGAGACCAGATGGCGGTACACGTCCCGCTGTCTGTGGAAGCACAGTTGGAAGCCAAGATTCTAATGATGTCCACTAACAATGTCCTCTCTCCTTCAAACGGCAAACCGTTGATGACACCAACGCAGGACATGGTGCTTGGACTCTACTGGATTACGCGTGAGACAGAAGGTGTCCGAGGAGAGAACAAAATTTTCTCAAATCGGCAGGAAGTGGTCACAGCTTATGATCACGGTAAGGTTGACCTGCATGCCAAGATTCATGTGCGTCTGAATCCGGGTGAGGCCTTAGTAGAAACGACAGTTGGACGAGCCACCCTCTCATTGATTGTGCCGGAAGAAGTTCCCTACTCTGCGATCAATCGGCAGTTGAAGAAGAAGCAAATGGCCGAGTTGATTGACACGGCATATCGAACGGCTGGGAACATCAAGACTGTTCGCATGCTAGACGAAATGAAGAACTTAGGCTATCGCTTTGCGACCAGAGCCGGTTTCTCAATCAGCATGATGGACATGGTGATTCCTGAGGAAAAGCAGGATCTGCTCTCCCGTGCCCAATTGGAGATTAACCGAATCCATACTGAATATCAGGAAGGAGCGATCACTGATGGTGAACGCTACAATCAGGTCATCGATGTCTGGGCTAAGACGACAGAAAAAATCGCGGAGAAGATGCTAGGTGGTCTCTCAAAGGGAATGGTCGACACAGAGGATCAGACCGAGAAGGTCAACTCCATTTTCATGATGGCAGATTCAGGAGCCCGTGGTAGCAACCAGCAGATGAAACAGTTGGCGGGTATGCGTGGATTGATGGCGAAGCCTTCGGGTGAAATTATTGAGACACCGATCCTCGCAAACTTCCGGGAAGGCCTGAACGTCTTGGAATACTTCATTTCCACCCACGGTGCCCGCAAAGGATTGGCAGATACAGCCCTGAAGACAGCGAACTCAGGTTATTTGACCAGACGACTAGTGGATGTGGCGCAGGATACAGTCATCACTCAGCACGACTGTGGTACGTTGGATGGAATCGATATGACTGCCTTGATCGAGTCTGGTGAGATCATCGAAGGGCTCGGAGATCGTGTGCTTGGTCGTGTAGCTTTAGAAGACGTGATTGATCCGCTGGATGAGAACAACGTGATTGTCGAAGCTGGACAGGAACTCACGGAAGCTGAAGTCAAGCTGATCGAAGAGGCAGGTATTGAAAAAGTTCGTGTACGTTCAATTCTAACCTGTATTGCTGCTCATGGTGCTTGTCGGCTTTGTTATGGACGTGACTTGGCCCATGGTCATTTGGTCAACATGGGTGAATCTGTTGGGGTAATTGCTGCTCAAAGTATCGGTGAGCCAGGTACACAGTTGACAATGCGAACTTTCCACATTGGTGGAACTGCAAGTCGACGAGCAGAGCAGAACACTTGGGATGCACGCTTCAGCGGAATTCTTCGTTTCGAAGATCTCAAGGAAGTACGTGACAGAGACAACAACCTGATCGTCCTTGGGCGGCGTGGTGAAGCCGTTATCGTCGATCAGCAGGGTCGGGAAAAAGAGCGACGTCCTTTGCCTTTAGGGGCCAAGCTACGCAAAACTGCTGGGGATGAGGTGGCTCAAGGTGATACGATTGCTGAGTGGGATCCCTTCTCCATTCCGATCATCACGGATGTGAGTGGCTTCGTCAAATTTGTTGATCTGGAAGAAGGAGAGACCTTCAGGGAGCAGGTAGATGAAGTGACAAACCTGTCCCGTCGGGTGGTTAAAGAATCACCCAATCACGAGAAACGCCCAAGAATTCTGATCATGGATGCTGATGGCAATACTGTGATGAGAGACAACGAGACACAAGCAGAATTCTCCTTGCCAATCAAATCAGAATTGGCAGTAGAGCATGGACGTGAAGTCCATGCTGGAGAAACTCTTGCGAAGATTCCTCGTGAATTGGCGAAGAACAAAGATATCACTGGAGGACTACCACGAGTTGCCGAACTATTCGAAGCACGCGTCCCTAAGGATCAGGCGATCATCAGCGAGATTGATGGAATCGTGGAATACGGTGCTGACATGAAGAAAAAGCAGCGCCTGGTCATTCGTCCGGAAGATAGCAAGGGTGAGGAGAAAGAGTATCTGGTTCCTCGAGGACGTCACGTTACCGTGCATGTTGGCGAATTTGTGCGTGCTGGTGATCCATTGATTGACGGCTCTCCAAACCCACATGATATTCTTGCGGTCAAGGGAACCAAGGCTCTGCAGAATTACTTGGTGAACGAGGTGCAGCAAGTCTACCGACTGCAAGGGGTTACCATCAATGACAAGCACATTGAAGTAATTGTGCGCCAAATGCTGCGCCAGGTTTATGTTGAAGATGCAGGTGAATCGACCTTCCTGATTGGAGAAATCATCTCGAAGAATGAATTCAACAAACAGAATCAGAAGTTGTTGGAAGAAGGACGAGCGCCTGCCCGTTCCAAGCCGATCCTCCAAGGGATCACTAAGGCTTCTTTAAGTACGGATTCCTTCATTTCAGCAGCATCTTTCCAAGAGACAACCAAAGTCCTGACAGACGCTGCGCTCTCTGGGAAGCATGATCTCTTCCGTGGACTCAAGGAGAACGTGATCCTTGGCCGATTGATCCCTGCGGGTACCGGCTACAACATGTTCCGCAATATGGAATATGAAGTTGATGGTGAAATGGCTCAGACACCTCCTCAGGTTTCAGAAACTGCTCTTTAA